One Tachysurus fulvidraco isolate hzauxx_2018 chromosome 2, HZAU_PFXX_2.0, whole genome shotgun sequence DNA segment encodes these proteins:
- the LOC113636435 gene encoding NACHT, LRR and PYD domains-containing protein 12-like: MMGDQSKNPPPAGDSSLLHSKLQGKRSESPTPSCSSMKSHEPMDHHLEVKAVDSSLLHRDDPESAGGNEFQKKFKLNLMKKFQCLNEVMINLGTQTLLNEIYTELYITEGDRGKVKNEHEVRQMEAASRRRTTEETPIKCNDIFKPLSKQDKPIRTVLTNTSSKQDKPIRTVLTKGVAGIGKTVSVQKFIVDWAEGKVNQDVHLIFPLPFRELNLMKDQKLSLMELLHVFLKETKETEMSSLEKVLFIFDGLDECRFPLDFQNTVRVCDVTEPASVPVLLINLIKGNLLPSALIWITSRPAAAKQIPSKCVDRVTEIRGFSDPQKEEYFRKRISDQSLANNIITHLKSLRSLYIMCHIPVFCWISATVLERMLGEAESGEIPKTLTQMYTHFFIIQTNIIREKYSKKQESDEEMLLKLGQLAFQQLKNRNLIFYDEDLRECGIDVTEAAVYSGVCTQIFREEFGLHHSKVYCFVHLSIQEHLAALYVHLTFMKEKRNVLIQNQVFNRRMEENTISDVHNSAVDQTLESQIGYPDLIFMKGQGFSISIEDCNRWMKANTISDVHNCAVFQALHSQAGHLDLFLRFLLILSLESNQKLLQGLVPQTGSNPQSTQETVQYIKEKISHNYPTEKSITLFHCLNELGDDSLVEEIQLFLKSGKQSELSSSQLSALVFVLLTSSEELDEFDMSKYFSTDKITDYVVGKMMPVITASSKAIISCDSLRVENWSPLFSALRSETSNLRELHLTVKTLSLYGYKLRDSVVKILCAGLEHPHCKVETLRLYCCDVSDEGCAALTSALRSNPSHLRHLDLSYNKLGDSGVKSLSAVLENPHCKLEILKLFKCDVSDEGCAALTSALTSNPSHLRDLDLTWNNLGDSGVKILSAVLENPHCKLETLNLWGCGVSDEGCAALTSALRSNPSHLRYLELSDNNVGDSGVKILSAVLENPHCKLEKLGLFRCGVSDEGCAALTSALRSNPSHLRELDLTCNNLGDSVKKLLSDLKDDEHYKLQTVRFMF, from the exons ATGATGGGTGATCAGTCTAAGAATCCTCCTCCTGCTGGAGActcatcacttctacacag taaactccaaggaaagagatcagaatcaccaacaccCAGTTGTAGCTCCATGAAGAGTCATGAGCCTATGGATCATCATCTGGAGGTTAAAGCTGTAGACTCCTCACTTCTACACAG GGACGACCCAGAATCTGCTGGTGGAAATGAATTCCAgaaaaagttcaaattaaatctgatgaagaagtttcagtgtttgaatgAAGTGATGATAAACCTGGGAACCCAAACActcctgaatgagatctacacagagctctacatcacagagggagaCCGTGGAAAAGTCAagaatgaacatgaggtgagacagatggaggcagcatccaggagaagaacaacagaggaaacaccaatcaaatgcaatgacatctttaagcctttatctaaacaagacaaacccatcagaactgtgctgacaaatacatcatctaaacaagacaaacccatcagaactgtgctgacaaaggGAGTCGCTGGCATCGGAAAAAccgtctctgtgcagaagttcattgtggactgggctgaagggaaagtaaatcaggacgtccacctcatatttccacttcctttcagagagctgaactTGATGAAGGACCAGAAACTGAGTCTGATGGAGCTCCTTCATGTGTTTCttaaggaaacaaaagaaacagaaatgtccagtttggaaaaggttctgttcatttttgacgGATTGGACGAGTGTCGTTTTCCTCTAGATttccagaacacagtgagagtgtgtgatgtaactgaaccagcatcagtgcctgtgctgctgataaacctgatcaaagggaatctgcttccctctgctctcatctggatcacctccagacctgcagCAGCTAAACAAATCCCCTCTAAGTGTGTGGATCGAGTCACAGAGATACGAGGGTTCAGTGACCCACAGaaggaggagtacttcaggaagaggatcagtgatcagagcctggccaataacatcatcacacacctgaagtcattaagaagcctctacatcatgtgtcacatcccagtcttctgctggatttcagctactgttctagagagaatgttgggtgaagcagagagtggagagatccccaagactctgacgcaaatgtacacacacttcttcatcattcagacaaacatcataagagaaaaatactcaaagaagcaggagagtgatgaagaaatgcttcttaaactgggacaactggcttttcagcagctgaagaacagaaacctgatcttctatgatgaagacctgagagagtgtggtattgatgtgacagaagcagcagtgtactcaggtgtgtgtactcagatcttcagagaggagtttgggcttcaccacaGTAAAGTGTACTGCTTTGTTCATCTGAGCATTCAGGAGCATCTCGCAGCTCTATATGTTCACCTGACCTtcatgaaggagaagagaaatgttCTGATACAGAATCAGGTTTTTAACAGGAGGATGGAAGAAAATACAATCTCAGATGTACACAACAGTGCTGTAGATCAGACTTTAGAAAGTCAGATTGGATATCCGGACCTGATCTTCATGAAGGGGCAAGGTTTTAGTATATCAATTGAAGATTGTAACAGGTGGATGAAAGCAAATACAATCTCAGATGTACACAACTGTGCTGTATTTCAGGCTTTACACAGTCAGGCTGGACATCTGGATCTTTTCCTTCGCTTTCTTCTGATtctctcactggagtccaatcagAAACTCTTACAAGGTTTAGtaccacagacaggaagtaacCCTCAGAGCACACAGGAAACAGTTCAGTACATTAAGGAGAAGATCAGTCACAATTATCctacagagaaatccatcactctgttccactgtctgaatgaactgggtGATGATTCTCTAGTGGAGGAAATCCAACTCTTCCTGAAATCTGGAAAACAAAGTGAACTTTCTTCTTCACAGCTTTCTGCTTTGGTGTTTGTGCTACTGACATCATCAGAGGAGCTGGATGAATTCGACATGAGTAAATATTTCAGTACAGATAAGATAACAGACTATGTTGTTGGGAAGATGATGCCTGTGATTACAGCATCCAGTAAAGCAAT TATCAGCTGTGATTCACTTAGAGTAGAAAATTGGTCACCTCTGTTCTCAGCGCTCAGATCAGAAACCTCCAATCTGAGAGAACTTCATCTGACTGTGAAAACACTGAGTCTGTATGGATATAAACTACGAGACTCAGTAGTCAAGATTCTCTGTGCTGGACTGGAGCATCCTCACTGTAaagtggagacactgag GTTGTATTGTTGtgatgtctcagatgaaggctgtgctgctctgacttcagctctgagatcaaacccctcacacctgagacacctggATCTGTCCtataataaactaggagactcaggagtgaagagtctctctgctgtactggagaatcctcactgtaaactggagatactgaa gttgttTAAGTGtgatgtctcagatgaaggttgtgctgctctgacttcagctctgacatcaaacccctcacacctgagagaccTGGATCTGACCTGGAATaatctaggagactcaggagtgaagattctctctgctgtactggagaatcctcactgtaaactggagacactgaa TTTGTGGGgttgtggtgtctcagatgaaggctgtgctgctctgacttcagctctgagatcaaacccctcacacctgagatacCTGGAACTGTCTGATAATAAtgtaggagactcaggagtgaagattctctctgctgtactggagaatcctcactgtaaactggagaaactgGG